One Euphorbia lathyris chromosome 1, ddEupLath1.1, whole genome shotgun sequence DNA segment encodes these proteins:
- the LOC136235127 gene encoding pentatricopeptide repeat-containing protein At1g08070, chloroplastic, with product MAKIASTLATKLPHRLLEDKIISLLQSCKTPEHLHQTHAHIIVHGIECNDYIIPRLIVVCAAFKSMESARKVFDQIPYPSVSIWNAMFKGYSQNTFYREAIVLFGKMKNMDIKPNCFTFPIVLKSCVKINAFTEGKEVHCYVIKSGFRANLFVGTMLIDLYSSVRIIGAAYKVFNEMLERNVFAWTSMIKGFISCDDIETAHRLFDLAPERDIVLWNTVISGYIEKGDMLTARELFSRMPRKDVMSWNTILSGYANKGDLQAFERLFDEMPERNVFSWNILIGGYARNGHFLKVLSSFKSMLVERNVDPNDATLVTVLSACARLGALNLGKWVHVFAESNRYKGNVYVGNALIDMYAKCGHLENALNVFKSMEIKDLISWNTLIGGLAIHGRGAEALSLFSQMKIAGEKPDGITFIGVLCACSHMGLIVDGFLYFQSMTDDYSIVPQIEHYGCMVDMLARAGHLAQAVDFVTKMPMEADAVIWASLLGACRIYKNVELAELALQKLIEFEPKNPANYVMLSNIYGDLRRWKDVARFKVAMRDTGSRKIPGCSLIEVNDGVFEFYSLDERLPESQLIYTTLRGLTKLLKSSGYVPNIIEFEQRR from the coding sequence ATGGCTAAAATTGCTTCAACTTTAGCAACAAAGTTGCCTCACAGACTTCTCGAAGACAAGATCATCTCTCTTTTGCAATCATGTAAGACCCCAGAACACCTTCATCAAACCCATGCGCATATTATCGTCCATGGAATTGAATGCAACGACTATATTATTCCAAGATTAATAGTCGTTTGTGCAGCTTTCAAGAGCATGGAATCTGCCCGCAAAGTGTTCGATCAAATTCCTTACCCAAGTGTCTCAATTTGGAATGCGATGTTTAAGGGCTACTCCCAAAATACATTTTACAGGGAAGCTATTGTTTTGTTTGGCAAAATGAAAAACATGGATATAAAGCCTAACTGCTTTACTTTCCCAATTGTTCTTAAATCGTGTGTGAAGATTAATGCTTTCACGGAAGGGAAAGAAGTGCATTGCTATGTGATAAAGAGTGGATTTAGAGCGAATTTGTTTGTGGGCACTATGTTAATCGATTTGTATTCTAGCGTAAGAATTATAGGAGCTGCTTATAAGGTGTTCAATGAGATGTTGGAGAGAAatgtgtttgcttggacgtcaATGATTAAAGGTTTCATTTCTTGTGATGATATAGAAACTGCACATCGCCTTTTTGATTTAGCTCCTGAACGTGATATTGTCTTGTGGAACACTGTTATCTCGGGTTATATTGAGAAAGGGGATATGTTAACAGCGCGGGAGCTTTTCAGTAGGATGCCAAGGAAGGATGTCATGTCTTGGAACACAATTTTAAGTGGTTATGCCAATAAGGGTGATCTTCAGGCCTTTGAAAgactgtttgatgaaatgcctgaAAGGAATGTCTTTTCTTGGAATATATTGATAGGAGGCTATGCACGTAATGGTCATTTTTTAAAAGTATTGAGTTCCTTTAAGAGTATGTTAGTTGAACGCAATGTGGATCCGAATGATGCCACACTTGTGACAGTGCTATCAGCATGTGCACGACTGGGTGCTCTTAATTTGGGCAAGTGGGTGCATGTATTTGCTGAGAGTAATCGCTATAAGGGAAATGTATATGTTGGGAATGCTTTAATTGACATGTATGCGAAATGTGGTCATTTGGAAAATGCGCTCAATGTGTTCAAAAGCATGGAAATCAAAGATTTGATTAGCTGGAATACCCTGATTGGTGGTTTAGCGATACATGGGCGAGGAGCTGAAGCATTAAGTTTGTTTTCACAAATGAAAATTGCTGGAGAAAAGCCAGATGGAATCACCTTTATAGGTGTTTTATGTGCTTGCTCACACATGGGGTTGATTGTAGATGgctttttatattttcaatccATGACTGATGACTATTCAATTGTGCCTCAAATAGAGCACTACGGATGTATGGTTGATATGCTAGCCCGAGCTGGGCATCTAGCTCAGGCTGTGGATTTTGTGACCAAGATGCCTATGGAAGCAGATGCTGTTATTTGGGCTTCTTTACTTGGGGCTTGTAGGATTTACAAAAATGTTGAATTGGCTGAATTGGCACTTCAAAAGCTCATAGAATTTGAGCCTAAAAACCCTGCAAATTATGTGATGCTTTCCAACATATATGGTGATCTTAGAAGGTGGAAAGATGTTGCACGATTTAAAGTTGCAATGAGAGATACAGGATCCAGAAAAATACCAGGATGTAGCTTAATTGAGGTGAATGATGGTGTTTTTGAGTTTTATTCTCTAGATGAGAGGTTGCCTGAGAGTCAGTTAATATATACAACCTTGAGGGGTTTGACGAAATTGTTGAAATCATCAGGATATGTGCCAAACATTATAGAGTTTGAGCAAAGGAGGTGA